The Catenulispora sp. GP43 genome has a window encoding:
- a CDS encoding alpha-hydroxy-acid oxidizing protein, whose product MPDFGAYQYEIYFDGLRGVVPRFPMAYEGWEAGAQAAMTPSVWSYVAGGAGDEHTQRANVAAFLRHALIPRMFVGAAQRDLSVSMFGLTLPSPLMMAPVGVLGLCCQDGHGDLAAARAAAQTGVPMIASTLSVDPMEQVAAEFGQTPGFYQLYTPTDRDLAASLVSRAEAAGFKGIVVTLDTWVTGWRPRDLSTSNFPQLRGHCLANYTSDPVFRAALAKTPEEDPGGAVLHWAGVFGNPLTWDDLPWLRSLSSLPLIVKGLCHPEDVRRARDGGVDGIYCSNHGGRQANGGLAALDALPEVVEAADGLPVIFDSGVRSGADVVKALALGASAVAVGRPYLYGLALGGLDGLVHVLRALLAETDLLMAVDGYPSLADLTPDALRGVAG is encoded by the coding sequence ATGCCGGACTTCGGCGCGTACCAGTACGAGATCTACTTCGACGGGCTCCGAGGGGTGGTGCCCCGCTTCCCGATGGCCTACGAGGGCTGGGAAGCCGGCGCACAAGCCGCGATGACCCCGTCGGTGTGGTCCTACGTGGCCGGCGGCGCCGGGGACGAGCACACCCAGCGGGCCAACGTCGCCGCCTTCCTGCGCCACGCGCTGATCCCGCGGATGTTCGTCGGCGCCGCCCAGCGCGACCTGTCGGTCTCGATGTTCGGCCTGACCCTGCCCTCGCCGCTCATGATGGCGCCGGTCGGCGTGCTCGGCCTGTGCTGCCAGGACGGACACGGCGACCTCGCGGCGGCGCGCGCCGCCGCGCAGACCGGCGTGCCGATGATCGCCTCGACGCTGTCCGTGGACCCGATGGAGCAGGTCGCCGCCGAGTTCGGACAGACCCCCGGCTTCTACCAGCTCTACACGCCCACCGACCGCGATCTGGCCGCGAGCCTGGTGAGCCGGGCCGAGGCCGCCGGGTTCAAGGGCATCGTGGTCACCCTGGACACCTGGGTCACCGGCTGGCGGCCCCGGGACCTGTCCACCTCCAACTTCCCGCAGCTGCGCGGGCACTGCCTGGCCAACTACACCAGCGACCCGGTCTTCCGCGCCGCGCTGGCCAAGACGCCTGAGGAGGATCCGGGCGGGGCCGTGCTGCACTGGGCCGGGGTCTTCGGCAACCCCCTGACGTGGGACGACCTGCCCTGGCTGCGTTCGCTCAGCTCGCTGCCGCTGATCGTCAAGGGCCTGTGCCACCCGGAGGACGTGCGCCGGGCGCGCGACGGGGGAGTGGACGGCATCTACTGCTCCAACCACGGAGGCCGCCAGGCCAACGGCGGTCTGGCCGCCCTGGACGCGCTGCCTGAGGTGGTCGAGGCCGCCGACGGACTGCCGGTGATCTTCGACTCCGGGGTGCGCAGCGGCGCGGACGTCGTCAAGGCCCTGGCCCTGGGCGCCAGCGCGGTCGCGGTCGGCCGCCCGTACCTGTACGGGCTGGCCCTCGGCGGCCTCGACGGCCTGGTGCACGTCCTGCGTGCCCTGCTGGCCGAGACGGACCTGCTGATGGCCGTCGACGGCTACCCGAGCCTGGCCGATCTCACGCCCGATGCGCTGCGCGGCGTCGCCGGGTAG
- a CDS encoding SDR family NAD(P)-dependent oxidoreductase — protein MEKIGRIEEKDMQQQFTDKVALVTGAGSGMGRATAILLAERGAAVTVVGRRETKLDEVVAEITAAGGRALAVPGDVSRPEDVERAVARTVAEFGALHYAVNNAGVSGHFVPLPEMTVEQWHRTIDIDLNSLFYGLKYETPAILEAGGGAVVNISSVFADRGGPTPEYSSAKHGIRGLTRSAAIEFGPRGIRVNELQPGVIDTEMTQGNPEGAQKVADTGIPLRRTGTGREIATAVAFLLSDDASYINGSHLAVDGGFLA, from the coding sequence ATGGAGAAGATCGGCAGGATCGAGGAGAAGGACATGCAACAGCAGTTCACCGACAAGGTCGCCCTCGTCACCGGCGCGGGCTCGGGCATGGGGCGCGCCACCGCGATCCTGCTCGCCGAACGGGGCGCCGCCGTCACCGTCGTGGGGCGCCGCGAGACCAAGCTCGACGAGGTCGTCGCCGAGATCACCGCCGCCGGCGGCCGGGCCCTGGCTGTCCCCGGCGACGTCAGCCGCCCCGAGGACGTCGAGCGCGCGGTGGCCCGCACTGTGGCGGAGTTCGGCGCACTGCACTACGCCGTGAACAACGCCGGGGTGTCCGGCCACTTCGTCCCCCTGCCCGAGATGACCGTCGAGCAGTGGCACCGTACCATCGACATCGACCTCAACAGCCTGTTCTACGGCCTCAAGTACGAGACCCCGGCGATCCTGGAGGCCGGCGGCGGCGCCGTCGTCAACATATCCAGCGTCTTCGCCGACCGCGGCGGACCCACTCCCGAGTACTCCAGCGCCAAGCACGGGATCCGCGGCCTGACCCGTTCGGCCGCGATCGAGTTCGGCCCGCGCGGCATCCGGGTCAACGAACTCCAGCCCGGTGTCATCGACACCGAGATGACGCAGGGGAACCCCGAGGGCGCCCAGAAAGTCGCGGACACCGGCATCCCGCTGCGGCGGACGGGTACCGGCCGCGAGATCGCCACCGCTGTCGCGTTCCTGCTCTCCGATGATGCTTCCTACATCAACGGCAGCCATCTGGCCGTCGACGGCGGGTTCCTGGCCTAA
- a CDS encoding sensor histidine kinase codes for MVDLLVRHGSATTAGSATAAGATTATAATTAAAPAADPAPDPSAAPRPVTPGFEWPRAARRVQAAFRGHPYRQDVVLALSVFLLTLLPAQAGQGSELLHASPLLAVTSVVSSATLIWRRAAPVAVYSVVLVSCTVEWAAALSSASDISWMVCLYTVAGYRSMTTLRVALAAIVPSLVVLVYRMAPVQGPILVSLFFLATGIVASAALGLMARERQAQLAALAERADHAEQEREQRARLAVLAERARFSRETHDIVGHSLAVIIGLSDGGARQVQAHPDRGREVFELIAETSRQSLADLRRTLGALREDRVEESRDGPGDIEGIGGAGSLGGLGGIGGVGSLGGAGGFGGAGGFGGLGPEAFAPQPGVADISDLLERTRSAGPRVSCRASGETAALPRSLQSAIYRIVQESLTNSLKHAGPDTSVDVVIEADAESLRMSVADSGPAGAARSVPASARAGGQGLAGVRERAALAGGRAEAGPNEAGGWTVAAQFPLVPAGQA; via the coding sequence ATGGTGGACCTCCTGGTGAGGCACGGCAGCGCTACGACTGCGGGATCTGCGACGGCCGCGGGCGCGACGACCGCGACAGCTGCTACGACGGCGGCGGCCCCAGCGGCCGATCCGGCGCCGGACCCCTCGGCAGCACCCAGACCCGTCACGCCCGGCTTCGAATGGCCGAGGGCGGCACGCCGGGTCCAGGCGGCGTTCCGCGGGCATCCCTACCGGCAGGACGTGGTCCTGGCCCTGTCAGTCTTCCTGCTCACGCTGCTGCCCGCGCAGGCCGGCCAGGGCTCGGAACTGCTGCACGCCTCCCCGCTGCTGGCGGTCACCTCCGTGGTGTCGTCCGCGACGCTGATCTGGCGGCGTGCGGCGCCGGTGGCCGTGTACTCGGTGGTGCTCGTGTCCTGCACCGTGGAGTGGGCCGCTGCCCTGAGCTCGGCCAGCGACATCAGCTGGATGGTCTGCCTGTACACGGTGGCCGGATACCGCTCGATGACCACGCTGCGGGTGGCGCTGGCCGCGATCGTGCCGAGCCTGGTCGTGCTGGTGTACCGGATGGCGCCGGTGCAGGGCCCGATCCTGGTCTCGCTGTTCTTCCTGGCCACCGGGATCGTGGCCAGCGCGGCGCTGGGTCTGATGGCCCGCGAGCGGCAGGCCCAGCTGGCGGCGCTGGCCGAGCGCGCGGACCACGCCGAGCAGGAGCGCGAGCAGCGGGCCCGGCTGGCGGTGCTGGCCGAGCGGGCCCGGTTCTCCCGGGAGACGCACGACATCGTCGGGCACAGCCTGGCGGTGATCATCGGGCTGTCCGACGGCGGCGCGCGCCAGGTCCAGGCGCATCCGGATCGGGGCCGGGAGGTGTTCGAGCTGATCGCCGAGACCAGCCGGCAGTCGCTGGCCGATCTGCGGCGCACGCTGGGCGCGCTGCGCGAGGACCGGGTCGAGGAGAGCCGTGACGGGCCCGGGGACATCGAGGGCATCGGGGGCGCGGGGAGCTTGGGCGGCTTGGGCGGCATCGGGGGCGTGGGCAGCCTCGGCGGTGCGGGCGGCTTCGGCGGTGCGGGCGGCTTCGGCGGCCTCGGCCCGGAAGCGTTCGCTCCGCAGCCCGGTGTCGCCGACATCTCGGACCTGCTGGAGCGCACGCGCTCGGCAGGGCCGCGGGTGTCGTGCCGGGCCAGCGGCGAGACCGCGGCGCTGCCGCGCAGCCTGCAGTCGGCGATCTACCGGATCGTGCAGGAGTCACTGACCAACAGTCTCAAGCACGCCGGGCCCGACACCAGCGTCGACGTGGTGATCGAGGCGGATGCGGAGTCGTTGCGGATGAGCGTGGCCGACAGCGGCCCGGCGGGGGCGGCCCGGAGTGTGCCCGCCTCGGCGCGGGCCGGCGGGCAGGGCCTGGCCGGGGTGCGCGAGCGGGCGGCGCTGGCCGGCGGCCGGGCCGAGGCCGGGCCGAACGAGGCCGGGGGCTGGACGGTCGCCGCCCAGTTCCCGCTGGTTCCGGCCGGGCAGGCGTGA
- a CDS encoding response regulator — protein MTSVLIVDDQPLQRMGFRMVLETEPGVSVAGEAENGIEAVRRTAELTPDVVLMDIRMPGMDGIEATRRITASGGRSRVLVLTTFDLDEYVYAALQAGASGFLLKDARPDELLAGIRAVAVGDAVVAPALTRRLLHAFAKAMPGGERRAAEDPRLSALTERELEVLRVVAAGLTNTEIAQRLHLSESTVKTHVSRAMAKIGARDRVQAVIIAYDVGLVDPRG, from the coding sequence ATGACCAGTGTCCTGATCGTCGACGATCAGCCCTTGCAGCGGATGGGTTTCCGCATGGTGCTGGAGACCGAGCCCGGCGTGAGCGTGGCCGGCGAGGCCGAGAACGGGATCGAGGCGGTGCGCCGGACCGCGGAGCTGACCCCGGACGTGGTGCTGATGGACATCCGCATGCCGGGGATGGACGGGATCGAGGCGACCCGGCGGATCACGGCCTCCGGCGGCCGCTCGCGGGTCCTGGTGCTGACCACGTTCGACCTCGACGAGTACGTGTACGCCGCGTTGCAGGCCGGGGCCAGCGGGTTCCTGCTGAAGGACGCCCGCCCGGACGAGCTGCTGGCCGGGATCCGGGCGGTGGCCGTGGGCGACGCGGTGGTCGCCCCGGCGCTGACCCGGCGGCTGCTGCACGCGTTCGCCAAGGCGATGCCCGGCGGCGAACGGCGCGCGGCCGAGGATCCGCGGCTGAGCGCGCTGACCGAGCGGGAGCTGGAGGTGCTGCGCGTGGTGGCGGCCGGGCTGACCAACACCGAGATCGCGCAGCGCCTGCACCTCTCGGAGTCCACGGTGAAGACGCATGTCAGCCGCGCCATGGCGAAGATCGGCGCCCGCGACCGGGTGCAGGCGGTGATCATCGCCTATGACGTCGGACTGGTGGATCCGCGCGGCTGA
- a CDS encoding SDR family NAD(P)-dependent oxidoreductase — protein sequence MNTQTNPSTWLITGSSRGFGRALAAAALRAGDRVVATARKPEQLADLAAEYGDRILAVALDVTDPAAAEAALAAGVERFGRIDVVVNNAGYADLSPVQTTAEADFRRQFDTNFWGVYNVSKAALPLLKKQGAGLVIQFSSVGGRVGGTPGLGSYQAAKFAVDGLTRVLAAETAPFGIRYLTVEPGGFATDWAGSSMGGAEIPEEYLDTVGKMSDRLRGGTTQVGDPERAAEILVRIVHAGTVPTHLVLGAGAVRLALDYSRAQIAEAAAWQAVSSSADAGAEYPVDLPDLPDLPDLPDLPDLPDLLEARQ from the coding sequence ATGAACACGCAGACGAACCCCAGCACCTGGCTCATCACCGGCTCCTCCCGCGGCTTCGGCCGCGCCCTGGCCGCCGCCGCCCTCCGGGCCGGCGACCGCGTCGTGGCCACCGCCCGCAAGCCCGAACAGCTCGCCGACCTGGCGGCCGAGTACGGCGACCGGATCCTGGCGGTGGCGCTCGACGTCACCGACCCGGCCGCCGCCGAGGCCGCGCTGGCCGCCGGCGTCGAGCGGTTCGGACGGATCGACGTCGTCGTCAACAACGCCGGATACGCCGACCTCTCGCCGGTCCAGACCACCGCCGAAGCCGACTTCCGGCGCCAGTTCGACACCAACTTCTGGGGCGTCTACAACGTCTCGAAGGCCGCGCTCCCGCTGCTGAAGAAGCAGGGCGCGGGCCTGGTGATCCAGTTCTCCTCGGTCGGCGGCCGGGTCGGCGGCACCCCCGGGCTCGGCTCGTACCAGGCGGCCAAGTTCGCCGTCGACGGCCTCACCCGGGTCCTGGCCGCCGAGACCGCGCCGTTCGGCATCCGCTACCTGACGGTCGAGCCCGGCGGGTTCGCGACCGACTGGGCCGGATCCTCGATGGGCGGCGCCGAGATCCCCGAGGAGTACCTCGACACCGTCGGGAAGATGTCGGACCGGCTGCGCGGCGGCACCACGCAGGTCGGCGACCCGGAGCGCGCCGCCGAGATCCTCGTGCGCATCGTGCACGCCGGCACCGTGCCCACCCACCTCGTGCTGGGGGCCGGTGCGGTGCGGCTGGCCCTGGACTACTCCCGGGCCCAGATCGCCGAGGCCGCAGCGTGGCAGGCGGTGTCGAGCTCGGCGGACGCCGGCGCCGAGTACCCGGTGGACCTGCCCGACCTGCCCGACCTGCCCGACCTGCCCGACTTGCCCGACTTGCCCGACCTGCTCGAGGCGAGGCAGTAG
- a CDS encoding TetR/AcrR family transcriptional regulator: MTDFEFERARTPEAKRARQQAIMDTAARLAAEQGVREVTMSAIADAVGMHKSAILRYFETREDVFLQLAADAWTEWLAAVPKLFDKPAAGGGQWSAQEIAATLARSLTDRPLFCDLLAHTPLNLERNVSTERIREFKTVATGATTQVGVLLCTLTPLRLDQARSVVTVATAMAGALWQMAAPTTTLRAFYESDPALSHAVVDVEPRLTDIISALITGYAVESA; encoded by the coding sequence GTGACCGATTTCGAGTTCGAACGGGCCCGGACCCCCGAGGCCAAGCGCGCGCGGCAGCAGGCGATCATGGACACCGCCGCCCGGCTCGCCGCCGAACAGGGCGTGCGGGAGGTCACGATGAGCGCCATCGCCGACGCCGTCGGCATGCACAAGTCGGCGATCCTGCGGTACTTCGAGACGCGCGAGGACGTGTTCCTCCAACTCGCCGCCGACGCCTGGACCGAGTGGCTGGCCGCGGTGCCCAAGCTGTTCGACAAGCCCGCCGCCGGCGGCGGGCAGTGGAGCGCGCAGGAGATCGCCGCCACCCTCGCCCGCTCGCTCACGGACCGGCCGCTGTTCTGCGACCTGCTCGCGCACACCCCGCTCAACCTGGAACGCAACGTCTCCACGGAGCGGATCCGCGAGTTCAAGACCGTCGCCACCGGCGCGACCACGCAGGTCGGCGTCCTCCTGTGCACCCTCACACCGCTGCGGCTGGACCAGGCGCGCAGCGTGGTGACGGTCGCGACGGCGATGGCCGGGGCGCTGTGGCAGATGGCCGCGCCGACCACGACGCTCCGCGCGTTCTACGAGTCCGACCCCGCCCTGTCCCACGCGGTCGTGGACGTCGAGCCACGGCTGACGGACATCATCAGCGCACTGATCACGGGCTACGCCGTCGAGTCGGCCTGA